Sequence from the Paeniglutamicibacter cryotolerans genome:
ACCGCAGTGCGCATCAAATCCAGTTCGTGCGGGATCGTCTTCTCATCGGTGTCCACCCCGGCGCGCGGTCGCCAGGCGGCGATGCGCAGCGCCTCGACGGCCATCATGCCCGCGAGCTTCATCGACGCCGTCGCCGATTCGAGCTCCGGGCGCGGGACGAGGTATTCATACCAGGGGCGTTCGACGCCCGGGTGCTCGGCGGCCGAGTAGGCGTAGCCGCCGGTGACGACGCCTGGCCAGGGATCGCGCCAGCAGGTTAGGCCGGAGAACTCGGGAACCGGAGCGCACGAGGCGACGACGGCATAGTCGGCACTGACGTCGGTGACCGAAACGCGCAGCATGAAGCGCATGCGGTCCAGCCACCCGGCGATGCTCGGGGCTTGGCCCGGTTCGACGATCAGCCAGGAGGTCTGCCCGTCATCGACCAGGCGCAGGTCGTGCTCGATGCGCCCCTGCACGCTCAGCAGCAGGGTCTGGACGGCGACGCCCGGTTCGAGTCCCAGCAGCAGCTGGCTGCTCAGGCTGTTGAGCCAGGAGAGCCGGTCTTCCCCGGAGACGGTGACTACGCCGAAGTGCGAGAGGTCGGCGAGGGCCTGGCCGCCGAGCAGCCGGCGCTGTTCGCCGCTCGGGTCGCCGTAGTGGGCCGCCACCCCGGCGTCGATGCCCGCGCCTTCGACGGCGCCGGGACGTTTGAGCAGGGGTGAGGTCATGTTTGTTACGCCGTTTTCTTCAGTGCAGCCGAAGCGTGGGCCTTGAGGTCATTGTCTCCGGTGGAGACATCCCATCGCCAATACAGGTCGCCGTTGACCAATCCATACATGCGGGTCGCCGAGGCATATTCCTTGGCGTGGGACCCGCGCATCACCAGATCAGTTGCCAGGTGGATCTGCGGGCCCCTGATCTGGCCGTAGTACAGCTCGGAGATTCCCCCGGGGTGCACTATGCCGACCTGGATCTTGAAGCCGCACTCCTCGGTGCGCAGCTCCTCCACGGCATCGGCCGATCGCAGCGCCGGCACCACGTCGCCCGGGCGCATGCCCGGTCCTCCGTCGGCATCGAGCAGCGGCCGTTCCAGGGACCAGAATCCGGTCTCGATGGACAGTGGGCGCAGCTTGGTGCCGGCCTCGTCGGTCAACCAGGACTCGGCCCGGTACTCGAGGTACGGCAGGCCGATATGGCTGAAGACGACGGACTGGAAGAAGTGCTCGTCGTCGGCTTCGCCCTCCCCGAGCCGGCCGGCGCCCTCCCAGGTGCCGATCAGCCAGGAAAGCGGAACGAGTTCGGGAGTGAGGTCCGTGGGGATTTCGATGGGCATGCCGGAAGCCTTCCTGGGGAGTAGGCGGTGCTTACTTCTGACCCTTGAACAGGCGGGTGACCACGAGGCCGGCGAAGCCAGCCATGCCGACACCGGCAACGACGAGCAGCGAGATGAAGAAGATTTCCAGGGCGAGGTAAGTTTCCATGGCACCATCCTAACGCTTTTGCCCGTCCCGTTTCCGCTCCGCGTCGCGGGACGGAATTATGCGATGCACGCCACATCCTCGGCGCCGCCGCGGGGTGGTCAGCTGACCAGCAGCGTTTCGACGAACCAGGCCATGGCACCGCAGACGAGCACCGGCACGATGCCGGCGGCTATTGCACCGCGGTTATCCGCGGGGCCGCCCTCGCTGACCAGGATCGCACGGAACGCCACGATGACTGCACCGGTGACCGCGCCAAGCACGAGCGCCGGCACCAGGTCCACGTCCGCGAACAGCACGCTGCTGACGCCTCCCAGCAACACGGCGACAATCCAGCCCAGCGGGGCCACGATCCGGTCCGGCCAGCGGATCGCTCCGATCAGCCCGGCGCCGACCATGCTGATGCCGGCCACCACGACTACCGGGGTGCTGTGGCCCAGCCCGTCCAACGCCACCCAGCCGGAGCCGAGTACCGCGATGAGCACGCCGGTGGCACCGATGGCCGTTCCCTCGAGGCGCATCGCGCCCCCGGTTCCACGCAGCAGCTGGGCCAGGAAGGCCAGGAGCACGCCGGCGGCAACGCAGGGAGCCAGCCAGTCCATGGTCGGCCCGGATCCGGTTCCGATCGCCAGCGCGGAAGCTCCCGCTCCGGCAATCAGCAACACGACGCCGAGTGCCGCCTTGCCCGGGAAGCCCAGCAGGCTCCCCCACCCGAGGGCGAGCCCCGCCAACAGCACCACCACCACCCCGAGGGCCGCGAACGAGGATTCGGTGGGCGCGTAGGAGGCCCCCACGATCAGCAGGGTTGCCAGAATGGCCGAGGCCATGACTTTGAGTCTCACCTTATCTATCCTGCCTTACCGCACCGTTTTCAGGCCCACCGGGCGGCCGTTCGTCATGCTCTGCGGCGTGGTTCCGTGGGCAAACTATACTGAAAACCACCCCGACCCCGAGGAAGTGTCCGGTTCCGTTTCCGTTCAACACCTCATAAGGAGGCACCCCGTGGCCAGCATCCGGCTCCTGAGCGATGCCCCCGGTCCCGCCCACGGCGTGCTGCCCGCCCTCGGGCTGCTGGGCCACGAGCTTCTACTGCTTCCCGCCAGCGCCACGGCACTGCTCGGTGCCGAACCCGGGGACGTGATCATGGTCGATGCCCGCAAGGACTTGGTCGGTGCCCGGGCGCTCTGCCAGCTGCTGCGCAGCACCGGATCCGCGACCCCGACGCTGCTGGTGCTCACCGAGGGCGGCATGGCGGCGGTCTCCGGACTCTGGCAGGTCGACGACGTCGTGCTGGATTCCGCCGGTCCGGCGGAGGTCGAAGCCAGGCTGCGCCTGGCCCTGGCCCGCGCGCAACCCGCCCAGGCACTCGAGGTGGCTCCGATCCGTGCCGCCGGCGTCGTGATCGACGAAGCGAGCTACACGGCGAAGGTCCACGGATTGCCGCTGAACCTGACCTACAAGGAATTCGAGCTGCTCAAGTACCTGGCCCAACACCCGGGGCGGGTCTTCACCCGCGACCAGTTGCTGCACGAGGTCTGGGGCTACGACTACTACGGAGGCACCCGGACAGTGGACGTGCACGTGCGCCGGTTGCGCGCGAAGCTGGGCACCGAGAACGAGCAGCTGATCGGAACCGTACGCAACGTGGGCTACCGCTTCGCCCAGCAGCGCGAGGATTCCACCGAGCTCATCGGGGCCTGAGCAGGCCCGACGCGCCACCGGCCGGAACCACTGCCCGTCGACGTCGTGGAGCCGCGGCGGCTATGTTAGGAACATGAACGCACCGACCAGCTCCAACTGGACCATCGATACCGTCAAGGGCGCGCCAGAACCCGATATCTTCGCCCGGGTACGCGCCTTGGCCACCGCCGCCGAGGAATCCGATGGCAACCCGCCACTGAGCGAACAGACGCTCGTGGAGCTGCGCACAGCCGATGACCCGGATATGCTTCTCGGCGCCTACGCCTACCTCTCCGAGGGCGCAACCCACGATTCCGGGGAACTGATCGGCGCCGCGGTGGCAGTGCTTCCCACCGACGGTTCACCGGGCACGCTGGAGATCGCGGTGCATCCGGAATTCAGGAACTGCGGTATTGGTTCGGCGCTGGTTGAATCGCTGGGCGCGGGCATCGGCTTGGAACGGCTGCGCGCCTGGGCCCACGGCAACCACGAAGCCGCCGCGAAGCTCGCCGCCGCCCATTGCTTCATTCCGGTCCGCGAACTATGGCGGATGCGCCTGGTACACCAGGCGGACCTGGCAGAGCCCGCACTGCCCGCCGGAGTCACGCTGCGCGCCTTCAACACGGCGACCGATCCCGACGCGTGGCTGGCGGCGAACGCTGCCGCCTTCGCCCACCACCCGGAACAGGGCTCGATGACCCGCTCGGACCTCGACGCCCGCATGGCCGAGGACTGGTTCGATCCGGCGGGGTTCCTGATCGCCGTGGACGAGGCCGGCACGATGCTCGGCTTCCACTGGACCAAGGTCCATGTCCCGGCACCGGGTACCGGCGGCCCGCACCCGGGAATCGGCGAGGTCTACGTCGTCGGTGTCGTCCCCGAGGCCCAGGGCACCGGGCTGGGCAAGGCACTGACGCTGGCAGGCATCAGGCACCTGCGCAATGCCGGGCTCGAGGCCGTCATGCTCTACGTCGACGCGGATAACGAGGCGGCGGTGAAGCTGTACCGGAAATTGGGCTTCACCCGCTGGGATGTCGACGTGATGTACGCACCGGCTTCGGTAGAGTAGGGGACAGACGCACTGCCGTGCCCCGGCCTACCGCGGGCACGGGTTCCATCCAGCACGCATAGGGGACACCGTTACATGGATCCGCAACCCGCCACCTCATCGCTGGGCATTACGGACGTGCCTGCGGCACGGGCCACCCAGGACCGCATCGAGCTGCCCGAGTTCGAACCGCCGCTCGGCCCGGAGGGCGACTTCGCCGAGGACCGCTTCCTGGACCGGGAGCTCAGCTGGCTGCACTTCAACTCCCGCGTGCTCGAACTGGCCGAGGACCCGGACTTGTACCTGCTGGAGCGGGTCGGTTTCCTCTCCATCTTCGCCTCGAACCTCGACGAGTTCTTCATGGTCCGCGTCGCCGGGCTCAAACGCCGCATTGCCACCGGATTGGCTGTGCCCTCGGCAGCCGGGCTGAGCCCGATCGACCAGCTCGAACTGATCCTCAACGAGGCCAAGGACCTGCAGCGCCGGCACGCGCACGTCTTTGCCGAGCAGGTCCGCCCCGCCTTGGCGGCAGAACAGATCCTGCTCACCCGCTGGGCCGAACTCGATGAGCGCGCCCGCGAGGAACTGCACCGCTGGTTCATCGACCAGATCTTCCCCGTGCTGACCCCGCTCGCCGTGGACCCCGCACACCCCTTCCCGTACATCTCCGGGCTCTCGCTGAACCTTGCCGTGGTGGTGCGCAACCCGGTCTCCGGCAAGGAGCTCTTCGCCCGCGTGAAGGTGCCGGACCGGATGCCGCGGCTGATTTCGGTGGACGGCCCGCGCGCAGGGAACACCGCCTGGCGCGTGGCCCGCTTCGTGACGCTCGAGGAGGTCATCGCCGTCCACCTGGAACACCTGTTCCCGGGCATGGACATCGTCGAGCACCACACGTTCCGCGTCACCCGCAACGAGGACCTCGAGGTGGAGGAGGACGATGCCGAGAACCTGCTCCAGGCACTGGAGAAGGAACTGCTGCGCCGCCGATTCGGTCCGCCGGTGCGCCTCGAGGTGGCCAACGACATCGCCCCGAACATCCTGGCGTTGCTGGTGCGCGAGCTGGGCATCGAGGAGGATGAGGTGTTCGCGCTGCCGGCCCCGCTGGATCTGCGCGGGCTCTCGGTGATCGCCGGCATCGACCGGGTGGACCTGCACTACCCCAAGCACCTGGCCCACACCAGCCGCGCCCTGAACGAGTCGGAGACCTCCAAGGCGGCCAACGTGTTCGCCGCGATGCGCCGCCGCGACATCCTGCTGCACCACCCCTACGACTCGTTCTCCACCTCGGTGCAGGCGTTCCTGGAGCAGGCGGCCAGCGACCCGAAGGTCATGGCCATCAAGCAGACCCTGTACCGCACCAGTGGCGATTCGCCGATCGTGGATGCGCTGATCGACGCCGCGGAGGCCGGCAAGCAGGTCCTCGCCCTGGTGGAGATCAAGGCCCGCTTCGACGAGCAGGCAAACATCTCCTGGGCACGGAAGCTCGAACAGGCAGGCGTGCACGTGGTCTACGGCATCGTCGGGCTCAAGACGCATTCCAAGCTCTCCCTGGTGGTGCGCCGCGAAGGAGACAAGCTGCGCCGGTACTGCCACATCGGCACCGGCAACTACCACCCGCGCACCGCCCGCTACTACGAGGACCTGGGCCTGCTGACCACCGACGACCAGGTCGGCGAGGACCTTTCGCGGCTGTTCAACCAGCTCTCCGGGTATGCTCCGCGCTCCACCTTCAAGCGCCTGCTGGTCGCCCCGCGCTCGCTGCGCTCGGGCCTGATCGACAGGATCGAGACCGAGATCGCCAACCGCAAGGCGGGCCTCGCTGCACGCGTGGTGATCAAGGTGAACTCGATGGTCGACGAGGCCATCATCGACGCGTTGTACCGGGCCAGCCAGGCCGGGGTGCGGGTCGACGTGATCGTGCGCGGGATCTGCGCGCTGCGCCCGGGCGTGCCGGGTCTGAGCGAGAACATCTCGGTGCGCTCGGTGCTGGGCCGCTTCCTGGAGCACTCGCGTGTGTTCTACTTCGCCAACGCCGGCAACCCGTGCGTGTACATCGGCTCGGCCGACATGATGCACCGGAACCTGGACCGCCGCGTGGAGGCGCTGGTGCGCCTGTCCAACCGGGAGGACATCGCCGAGCTGGGCTCGCTGCTGGACCGCTACCTGGATCCGGGAACCGCCAGCTGGCACCTCGATGCACAGGGAGTCTGGACCCGGCACCACAAGGACGCCGAGGGCAACCCGCTGCTGGATGTGCAGAGCTGGTTGCTCGAGTCGCGGACCCGCCAGCGCGGAGCGGCCCGACGCTGATGCTGCACCTTGCCCGATCCTCCGACTCGGCCGCCATCGCCGAGGGCGGCTTTTCCGTGGTGGCCGCCGGCGCCATCCCCTGGCGCATCACCGACGGCACCCTCGAGGTGCTGATGATCCACCGCGACCGCTAC
This genomic interval carries:
- a CDS encoding nitrobindin family protein, whose product is MPIEIPTDLTPELVPLSWLIGTWEGAGRLGEGEADDEHFFQSVVFSHIGLPYLEYRAESWLTDEAGTKLRPLSIETGFWSLERPLLDADGGPGMRPGDVVPALRSADAVEELRTEECGFKIQVGIVHPGGISELYYGQIRGPQIHLATDLVMRGSHAKEYASATRMYGLVNGDLYWRWDVSTGDNDLKAHASAALKKTA
- the mshD gene encoding mycothiol synthase produces the protein MNAPTSSNWTIDTVKGAPEPDIFARVRALATAAEESDGNPPLSEQTLVELRTADDPDMLLGAYAYLSEGATHDSGELIGAAVAVLPTDGSPGTLEIAVHPEFRNCGIGSALVESLGAGIGLERLRAWAHGNHEAAAKLAAAHCFIPVRELWRMRLVHQADLAEPALPAGVTLRAFNTATDPDAWLAANAAAFAHHPEQGSMTRSDLDARMAEDWFDPAGFLIAVDEAGTMLGFHWTKVHVPAPGTGGPHPGIGEVYVVGVVPEAQGTGLGKALTLAGIRHLRNAGLEAVMLYVDADNEAAVKLYRKLGFTRWDVDVMYAPASVE
- a CDS encoding winged helix-turn-helix transcriptional regulator; translated protein: MASIRLLSDAPGPAHGVLPALGLLGHELLLLPASATALLGAEPGDVIMVDARKDLVGARALCQLLRSTGSATPTLLVLTEGGMAAVSGLWQVDDVVLDSAGPAEVEARLRLALARAQPAQALEVAPIRAAGVVIDEASYTAKVHGLPLNLTYKEFELLKYLAQHPGRVFTRDQLLHEVWGYDYYGGTRTVDVHVRRLRAKLGTENEQLIGTVRNVGYRFAQQREDSTELIGA
- a CDS encoding RNA degradosome polyphosphate kinase; translated protein: MDPQPATSSLGITDVPAARATQDRIELPEFEPPLGPEGDFAEDRFLDRELSWLHFNSRVLELAEDPDLYLLERVGFLSIFASNLDEFFMVRVAGLKRRIATGLAVPSAAGLSPIDQLELILNEAKDLQRRHAHVFAEQVRPALAAEQILLTRWAELDERAREELHRWFIDQIFPVLTPLAVDPAHPFPYISGLSLNLAVVVRNPVSGKELFARVKVPDRMPRLISVDGPRAGNTAWRVARFVTLEEVIAVHLEHLFPGMDIVEHHTFRVTRNEDLEVEEDDAENLLQALEKELLRRRFGPPVRLEVANDIAPNILALLVRELGIEEDEVFALPAPLDLRGLSVIAGIDRVDLHYPKHLAHTSRALNESETSKAANVFAAMRRRDILLHHPYDSFSTSVQAFLEQAASDPKVMAIKQTLYRTSGDSPIVDALIDAAEAGKQVLALVEIKARFDEQANISWARKLEQAGVHVVYGIVGLKTHSKLSLVVRREGDKLRRYCHIGTGNYHPRTARYYEDLGLLTTDDQVGEDLSRLFNQLSGYAPRSTFKRLLVAPRSLRSGLIDRIETEIANRKAGLAARVVIKVNSMVDEAIIDALYRASQAGVRVDVIVRGICALRPGVPGLSENISVRSVLGRFLEHSRVFYFANAGNPCVYIGSADMMHRNLDRRVEALVRLSNREDIAELGSLLDRYLDPGTASWHLDAQGVWTRHHKDAEGNPLLDVQSWLLESRTRQRGAARR
- the ygfZ gene encoding CAF17-like 4Fe-4S cluster assembly/insertion protein YgfZ gives rise to the protein MTSPLLKRPGAVEGAGIDAGVAAHYGDPSGEQRRLLGGQALADLSHFGVVTVSGEDRLSWLNSLSSQLLLGLEPGVAVQTLLLSVQGRIEHDLRLVDDGQTSWLIVEPGQAPSIAGWLDRMRFMLRVSVTDVSADYAVVASCAPVPEFSGLTCWRDPWPGVVTGGYAYSAAEHPGVERPWYEYLVPRPELESATASMKLAGMMAVEALRIAAWRPRAGVDTDEKTIPHELDLMRTAVHLDKGCYKGQETIARVHNLGHPPRRLVFLHLDGSMHTLPAPGSEVRLGEKAVGRITSDALHFEAGPIALAVIKRNVDPAAGLSVVDGDEAYAAAQEMIVATDAGQVLGRQTGFLRGGPRR
- a CDS encoding permease; amino-acid sequence: MRLKVMASAILATLLIVGASYAPTESSFAALGVVVVLLAGLALGWGSLLGFPGKAALGVVLLIAGAGASALAIGTGSGPTMDWLAPCVAAGVLLAFLAQLLRGTGGAMRLEGTAIGATGVLIAVLGSGWVALDGLGHSTPVVVVAGISMVGAGLIGAIRWPDRIVAPLGWIVAVLLGGVSSVLFADVDLVPALVLGAVTGAVIVAFRAILVSEGGPADNRGAIAAGIVPVLVCGAMAWFVETLLVS